The Halomonas sp. KG2 genome contains a region encoding:
- the fabA gene encoding 3-hydroxyacyl-[acyl-carrier-protein] dehydratase FabA: MTKQHSFDREELLACSRGELFGPGNAQLPAPNMLMLDRIMHIHEEGGVHGKGELIAELDITPDLWFFDCHFPGDPVMPGCLGLDAMWQLVGFYLGWLGHPGRGRALGCGEVKFSGQILPDAKKVTYHINVKRIITRRLILGIADGTVSVDGRDIYQANDLRVGLFTSTANF, encoded by the coding sequence GTGACCAAGCAACATTCCTTTGATCGCGAAGAACTGCTGGCCTGCTCGCGCGGCGAGCTATTCGGCCCAGGCAACGCACAGCTTCCGGCTCCCAACATGCTGATGCTTGATCGCATCATGCACATTCACGAAGAAGGTGGTGTGCATGGTAAAGGCGAGCTAATCGCCGAACTGGACATCACCCCGGACCTGTGGTTTTTTGATTGCCACTTTCCCGGCGACCCAGTCATGCCAGGCTGTTTGGGGCTAGATGCCATGTGGCAGCTTGTGGGTTTCTACCTGGGTTGGCTTGGCCACCCAGGCCGTGGACGTGCACTGGGCTGTGGCGAGGTCAAATTCAGCGGCCAAATTCTACCCGACGCGAAAAAAGTGACATATCACATTAATGTGAAGCGCATTATTACCCGTCGGCTTATTCTAGGCATCGCCGACGGCACTGTATCCGTCGACGGACGCGATATATACCAGGCTAATGATTTGCGCGTTGGCCTATTCACCTCCACTGCGAATTTCTGA
- a CDS encoding EAL domain-containing protein has product MWLPVSLNRPLVWMALIALPACVWVPDSALRMVAASLVVFGMWDAWNQIRQQHLRLRLSQNAIGLASDAIVISDVHNRVLTVNPAFTQITGFESQEMIGRKLETLAAQRHDKAFYQTFWSTLKATGRWEGEMWNRRKHGDEYPEWLKVRAVTDKRGKITHFISLFTDISSQKARERDLRRIGYEDPLTGLPNRRRLHDLMSSRLRHLRAGESLDMALIDIDGLKSVNDSLGVEQGDRLLARFAQRLTGYMAGSVVGRLGGDEFMVIRTTTFDDHDQWVATLREHMSRPFEIKDQSLRLGLTIGSCRAPEDGSDSGVLFQRLESALYSAKRLGRNLSQRFRPALDKQDNPQLALVSDLRAALISGDQLELHYQTQHHPGTGDLVGMEALLRWRHPEDGMISPGDFIPLAERHGLMAELGSWVIEKACAQQAHWQYSGMPKVTVWVNISALQLFQGDLETQLSSCLERYQLKTSQIGLELTESVLLDERAGDMGPRLQALRNQGYAIAIDDFGTGYSSLGYLKRLPVDKIKLDRAFIRELPHDQADAAIVTAVLAMAEGMGLEVVAEGVETQEQCQFLVNAGCTLVQGFYFARPLPAAELEQRWAPRILAESVPS; this is encoded by the coding sequence ATGTGGCTGCCTGTTTCTCTTAATCGTCCGCTGGTATGGATGGCGTTAATAGCGCTGCCCGCTTGTGTGTGGGTGCCTGACTCGGCGTTACGTATGGTGGCGGCCAGCTTGGTTGTATTTGGTATGTGGGATGCTTGGAACCAAATACGCCAACAACATTTACGGCTACGCCTTTCGCAAAATGCCATAGGGTTGGCGAGCGACGCCATTGTCATCAGCGATGTGCATAACCGCGTCTTGACGGTTAATCCCGCCTTTACACAAATTACCGGCTTCGAAAGTCAGGAAATGATTGGCCGTAAGCTAGAGACGTTAGCGGCGCAGCGTCACGATAAAGCGTTTTATCAGACGTTTTGGAGCACGTTAAAGGCGACTGGCCGTTGGGAGGGCGAGATGTGGAATCGCCGCAAGCACGGTGATGAGTACCCCGAGTGGTTAAAGGTCCGTGCGGTTACCGACAAACGCGGCAAAATTACTCACTTTATCAGTCTCTTTACCGATATTTCCTCCCAAAAAGCCCGCGAGCGTGATTTGCGCCGAATTGGCTATGAAGACCCACTAACGGGGTTGCCAAACCGGCGCCGCTTACACGATCTGATGTCCTCTCGGCTGCGCCATTTGCGTGCGGGTGAAAGCTTGGATATGGCGTTGATTGATATTGACGGGCTCAAGTCGGTGAATGACAGCTTAGGGGTCGAGCAGGGCGACCGTTTGTTAGCGCGCTTTGCCCAACGATTAACGGGTTATATGGCTGGCAGTGTAGTGGGTAGGTTGGGTGGTGATGAATTTATGGTAATTCGCACGACCACCTTCGACGACCATGATCAGTGGGTAGCAACCCTGCGTGAGCACATGAGTCGACCATTCGAAATAAAAGATCAATCGCTACGTCTGGGGTTAACGATTGGTAGCTGTCGTGCCCCTGAAGATGGCAGTGATTCAGGCGTGCTGTTTCAGCGGCTTGAGTCTGCCTTATATAGTGCCAAGCGCTTAGGGCGTAATCTCAGTCAGCGGTTTCGCCCCGCGCTGGATAAACAAGATAACCCCCAGCTTGCTCTGGTGAGCGATTTACGGGCTGCGTTGATTTCCGGTGACCAGCTAGAACTGCATTACCAAACTCAGCATCACCCAGGGACTGGCGATTTAGTGGGAATGGAGGCGCTGCTGCGCTGGCGTCACCCTGAGGATGGCATGATCTCGCCAGGTGATTTTATACCGCTTGCTGAACGTCATGGACTGATGGCCGAACTCGGTAGCTGGGTGATCGAAAAAGCCTGTGCCCAGCAGGCGCATTGGCAATACAGCGGTATGCCAAAAGTGACGGTATGGGTCAATATTTCTGCGCTGCAGCTTTTTCAGGGAGACCTGGAAACTCAGCTGTCTAGTTGTTTAGAACGCTACCAGCTAAAAACGTCGCAAATTGGCTTGGAATTGACGGAATCTGTTTTGCTGGACGAACGCGCCGGGGATATGGGGCCTCGCCTGCAGGCGCTGCGTAACCAAGGCTATGCGATTGCCATCGATGATTTTGGTACTGGCTATTCATCGCTGGGTTATTTGAAGCGACTGCCGGTAGATAAAATTAAGCTAGATCGTGCGTTTATTCGTGAACTACCTCATGATCAAGCGGATGCCGCTATTGTAACGGCCGTGTTGGCGATGGCAGAGGGGATGGGACTGGAAGTGGTCGCCGAAGGTGTAGAAACTCAGGAGCAGTGTCAGTTTCTGGTTAACGCCGGCTGTACGTTAGTGCAAGGGTTCTATTTTGCGAGGCCCTTACCTGCTGCAGAGCTTGAACAGCGTTGGGCGCCGCGAATCCTGGCTGAATCAGTGCCTTCGTGA